The following are encoded in a window of Telmatobacter sp. DSM 110680 genomic DNA:
- a CDS encoding response regulator transcription factor gives MEDVLLIDDDVELCSMLTEYLARHGFRIRSVNRGDTGFAVAQQRPWAMILLDVMLPGIDGFEVLRRIRSESNVSVLLLTARGEDVDRIVGLEIGADDYLPKPFNPRELLARMRAVLRRQDRTSAPPAAHLRVQDLELDVAARKAVKAGRKLDLTDVEFGLLEALMRVPGTVVSRDELSQAVLGREFDPFDRSLDMHVSRLRRKLSFDGENEDRVKTIRGVGYQLVVDRDFNGQGDS, from the coding sequence GTGGAAGATGTACTTCTGATCGACGATGACGTTGAACTCTGCTCGATGCTGACGGAGTACCTTGCCAGGCACGGGTTTCGGATTCGATCGGTTAACCGCGGAGACACTGGCTTCGCGGTCGCGCAGCAACGTCCATGGGCAATGATTCTTCTCGACGTGATGCTGCCCGGCATCGACGGGTTTGAGGTTCTGCGGCGAATCCGCTCTGAATCGAATGTGAGCGTTCTGCTCCTCACTGCACGGGGCGAAGATGTCGATCGCATCGTCGGGCTTGAGATTGGTGCAGATGATTATTTGCCCAAGCCTTTCAATCCGCGCGAACTTCTGGCACGCATGCGCGCCGTACTTCGCAGGCAGGATCGTACTTCTGCGCCGCCGGCGGCTCATCTTCGCGTTCAGGACCTGGAGTTGGACGTTGCCGCACGCAAAGCCGTAAAAGCCGGCAGAAAGCTTGACCTGACCGATGTCGAGTTTGGCTTGTTGGAGGCCCTCATGCGGGTTCCCGGCACGGTGGTTAGTCGCGACGAATTATCGCAGGCAGTGCTTGGTCGTGAATTCGACCCGTTCGACCGCAGCCTTGATATGCACGTCAGCAGGCTTCGGAGAAAACTAAGCTTCGACGGAGAAAACGAAGATCGGGTCAAGACAATTCGCGGTGTCGGCTATCAACTGGTTGTCGATCGCGATTTCAATGGCCAAGGAGATTCCTAA
- a CDS encoding ATP-binding protein, translating to MRGLFFKIFIIFWIAQSLIFVISTAFILAHRFPRPNFLLDPALSNLNANAVEGTKRFESGGCATFNAYAHQRNETLALADASGKVLCGQALPISADLTDSAGTIHARRAGNVTVWSAPAISSSGANYLFIVVVPVHREQHAWWEDLYHFASPQLPVAIAIGGLTTFVLVLIFTRPVVRLREAALQLAQGNLSARVREPGKRSRIFKGDEFDALVDGFNHMAERLESLVNAQKLLLRDVSHELRSPLARLSVALELSREDADSTMNTHLNRIERETERLNQLIGQLLTLSSMEAAEGLDKIERVSMKMLLEEMTPDATYEAQQRDASVALDALCDFVVEGRRELLYRAIENVVRNAVRYTQPGTQVEIRLSRDNERHMVVIEVSDRGPGIPESEVASIFRPFYRVDAARSAQTGGFGVGLAIAERAIKLHNGQIRASNRAGGGTTIQISLPLSA from the coding sequence ATGCGCGGCCTTTTCTTCAAAATCTTTATCATCTTCTGGATCGCCCAAAGCCTCATCTTCGTGATCTCCACGGCATTCATTCTGGCCCACCGTTTTCCTCGCCCTAATTTCCTGCTCGATCCGGCACTCAGTAATTTGAACGCAAACGCTGTTGAAGGCACGAAGAGATTTGAGTCGGGAGGTTGCGCAACATTTAATGCATATGCGCATCAGCGCAATGAGACTCTAGCGTTGGCAGATGCGAGTGGGAAAGTTTTGTGCGGGCAAGCGCTGCCAATTTCTGCGGATCTCACTGATTCGGCCGGCACCATCCACGCGCGAAGAGCTGGGAATGTCACTGTCTGGAGCGCGCCCGCCATCTCCTCCAGCGGTGCAAACTACCTTTTTATCGTTGTCGTTCCTGTTCACCGCGAGCAGCACGCCTGGTGGGAAGATCTGTACCACTTCGCATCGCCTCAATTGCCCGTAGCCATCGCAATTGGGGGACTCACTACCTTTGTACTGGTGCTGATCTTCACTCGCCCAGTTGTTCGATTGCGCGAGGCCGCTCTTCAACTGGCGCAGGGCAACTTGAGCGCCCGCGTCCGCGAACCCGGTAAGCGAAGCCGGATTTTCAAAGGGGATGAATTCGACGCTCTTGTGGACGGGTTTAATCACATGGCGGAAAGGCTCGAGTCTCTCGTAAACGCTCAGAAGCTGCTGCTTCGCGATGTTTCGCATGAATTGCGATCTCCGCTGGCGAGGCTAAGCGTCGCCCTCGAACTTTCCCGCGAAGACGCAGATTCCACCATGAATACGCATCTCAACCGGATCGAACGCGAGACGGAACGTCTCAATCAGTTGATCGGACAGCTTCTGACTCTCTCCTCAATGGAGGCGGCAGAAGGCCTAGACAAAATCGAGCGCGTCTCGATGAAGATGTTACTCGAAGAGATGACGCCGGATGCGACCTATGAAGCGCAGCAGAGAGATGCCTCGGTCGCGCTTGATGCACTGTGCGATTTTGTCGTCGAGGGCAGGCGCGAGTTGCTGTATCGAGCCATCGAGAATGTAGTTCGCAATGCGGTGCGCTATACACAGCCTGGAACGCAAGTCGAGATCCGGCTGAGCCGGGATAATGAACGCCACATGGTGGTCATTGAGGTCAGCGATCGAGGTCCCGGCATTCCCGAATCGGAGGTCGCGTCGATCTTTCGCCCCTTCTACAGGGTCGATGCAGCTCGCAGCGCGCAGACAGGCGGATTTGGTGTCGGCCTGGCAATCGCAGAGAGAGCCATCAAACTTCACAATGGCCAGATTCGAGCGTCGAATCGCGCCGGCGGCGGCACAACCATCCAGATCTCTCTTCCTCTCTCCGCGTGA
- a CDS encoding SDR family oxidoreductase, giving the protein MTDVIVVIGAGSIGQAIVRRVAAGKHVLLADIRQENAEAAAKVLFDAGFDVSTATVDVSSRASVHALVEAATKLGEVSGVIHAAGVSPSQASPQTILKVDLYGTALVLEEFGNVIARGGSGVVIASQSGHRLGPLSTEQNALLATTPVEELLSLPMLQLDQIKDSLHAYQISKRGNSLRVMAEAVRWGKRGARVNTISPGIIITPLANDELKGPRGPGYRRMIEVSAARRAGTPDEVGTVGSLLMGPEGAFITGSDFLMDGGVTAAYWFGDLAPK; this is encoded by the coding sequence ATGACAGATGTAATCGTAGTCATCGGAGCAGGTTCGATCGGACAGGCAATCGTGCGGCGCGTTGCTGCGGGCAAACACGTTCTCTTAGCGGATATCCGACAGGAGAACGCCGAGGCGGCAGCGAAGGTTCTTTTCGATGCGGGCTTCGACGTCAGCACGGCCACAGTCGATGTTTCCTCGCGCGCCTCGGTCCATGCTCTTGTTGAGGCGGCAACCAAGCTCGGCGAAGTCTCAGGTGTCATCCATGCTGCGGGTGTTTCGCCTTCTCAGGCCTCTCCGCAGACGATCCTCAAGGTCGATCTCTACGGGACCGCACTCGTGCTGGAAGAGTTTGGCAACGTCATCGCTCGCGGAGGTTCTGGTGTTGTAATTGCGTCTCAGTCCGGGCATCGTCTTGGGCCGCTCTCGACAGAACAAAACGCGCTGCTAGCTACCACACCTGTGGAGGAGCTACTCAGCCTCCCCATGCTTCAGCTGGATCAGATCAAGGACTCATTGCACGCTTACCAGATTTCAAAGCGCGGAAACTCCCTGCGCGTGATGGCAGAGGCGGTCCGTTGGGGAAAGCGCGGTGCGCGAGTTAATACGATCAGCCCCGGCATCATCATTACGCCGCTGGCAAATGACGAGCTGAAAGGACCGCGCGGGCCGGGCTATCGACGCATGATCGAAGTGTCTGCGGCTCGACGAGCCGGCACACCGGACGAGGTTGGAACAGTTGGTTCACTCCTCATGGGCCCTGAAGGAGCCTTCATCACTGGCAGCGATTTCCTCATGGATGGTGGCGTGACGGCTGCGTATTGGTTCGGTGACCTTGCTCCGAAATGA
- a CDS encoding SDR family oxidoreductase, whose translation MSNQSITVLVIGATGSIGSLVVEEALRQGHSVRALVRSAERARRLPANAEAVIGDLTRPDTLNVAVKGVDAIVFTHGSDGAGKVGSETVDYGGVRNVLAALGSRRVRIALMTAIGVTNRTGSYNRSTESHDWKRRAERLVRASGCPYTIVRPGWFDYNKADEHQLVFLQGDLRQAGNSSDGVIARRQIAEVLVSSLTSDHALRKTFELVATKGPAQEDLDALFAALDPDPEDGLDGVRDMRNQPPEDEPQRVRDDLHALSGTLIRRSTQMEER comes from the coding sequence ATGAGTAATCAATCCATAACTGTATTGGTGATTGGCGCCACAGGCAGCATTGGAAGCCTTGTTGTCGAAGAGGCGCTTCGTCAGGGGCATTCGGTTCGCGCCCTGGTGCGCAGCGCAGAGAGAGCACGCCGTCTCCCGGCAAATGCGGAGGCGGTGATAGGCGACTTGACTCGCCCCGATACTCTCAACGTTGCGGTCAAGGGCGTTGACGCCATCGTGTTCACGCACGGATCGGATGGTGCCGGGAAGGTCGGTTCGGAGACAGTTGATTATGGTGGGGTCCGGAACGTCCTCGCAGCGCTCGGTTCGCGGAGAGTCCGCATCGCGCTGATGACTGCAATCGGCGTCACGAATCGGACCGGCTCTTACAACCGTTCCACCGAATCTCATGATTGGAAGAGACGGGCTGAAAGGCTGGTACGGGCGAGCGGATGTCCTTACACGATCGTACGTCCGGGATGGTTCGACTACAACAAAGCCGATGAGCATCAACTCGTCTTCCTACAGGGTGATCTACGCCAGGCCGGCAACTCCAGCGATGGAGTCATTGCGCGGCGCCAGATTGCGGAAGTTCTGGTGAGCAGTCTGACCTCCGATCACGCACTGCGGAAGACATTTGAGCTGGTTGCAACCAAAGGTCCGGCACAGGAAGATCTCGATGCTCTGTTCGCTGCCCTCGATCCGGACCCCGAAGATGGATTAGACGGCGTGCGCGACATGCGAAACCAACCGCCGGAAGACGAGCCGCAGCGCGTAAGGGACGATCTGCATGCCTTGTCAGGGACCCTCATTAGGCGCAGCACGCAAATGGAAGAAAGGTAA
- a CDS encoding carboxymuconolactone decarboxylase family protein: protein MAISERARKNHEELFPGHTSQLAVTDPELIEIFDNFAFDEVLQHGGLEPRLRLMVQLASMIACQALREYRVMLGAALIVGVTPVEVKEIVYQAVPYVGMAKVYDFLHATNEVLSESGIKLPLPGQATTTPETRLEKGREVQGQIIGADRVDKLYASAAHDQMHIQRYLSANCFGDHVSRGGIDIPTRELLTLSMLVSLGGCDAQVKGHVSANLHVGNGRARMIDVVTQLVPFIGYPRALNGLRAIDEVATS from the coding sequence ATGGCAATCAGCGAACGAGCGCGAAAGAACCACGAGGAACTGTTCCCCGGTCACACTTCACAGCTCGCCGTGACCGACCCTGAGCTCATTGAGATCTTCGACAACTTCGCATTCGATGAAGTGCTGCAACATGGTGGCCTGGAACCACGGCTCCGCCTGATGGTGCAGTTGGCGTCGATGATCGCGTGTCAGGCTTTGCGAGAGTATCGCGTGATGCTTGGTGCTGCGCTCATCGTCGGCGTCACTCCCGTTGAGGTAAAGGAGATTGTCTACCAGGCTGTGCCTTATGTGGGAATGGCCAAGGTATACGACTTTCTTCACGCCACCAACGAGGTGCTTAGCGAAAGCGGCATAAAGCTGCCACTTCCTGGCCAAGCCACAACGACTCCCGAGACTCGTCTCGAGAAAGGCCGCGAGGTTCAAGGGCAGATCATCGGAGCGGATCGAGTCGACAAGCTTTACGCCTCCGCCGCGCACGATCAGATGCACATACAGCGCTATCTCTCGGCGAACTGTTTTGGCGATCATGTTTCGCGCGGCGGAATCGATATTCCTACCCGCGAACTGCTTACCTTGAGCATGCTGGTTTCGCTCGGTGGATGTGATGCGCAGGTTAAAGGGCATGTCTCCGCGAATCTTCATGTGGGGAATGGCCGCGCTCGGATGATCGATGTGGTCACGCAGTTGGTGCCGTTTATCGGATATCCCCGTGCGCTGAATGGGCTGCGCGCCATTGATGAGGTAGCAACGTCATGA
- a CDS encoding aldo/keto reductase produces the protein MQKRRLGKSGLEVSALGLGCMGLSYGYGPATEKEPAIKLIRTAYEGGVTFFDTAEAYGPNLNEELLGEALAPFRDKVVIATKFGFVEGKPSMGMDSRPERIREVTDAALKRLRTDVIDLLYQHRVDPNVPVEEVAGTVRDLIAQGKVKHFGMSEAGAESIRRAHAVQPVTALQSEYSLWWREPEKEILPTLEELGIGFVPFSPLGKGFLTGAINANTTFDKTDFRNVVPRFDEENRKANQALVDVLSKIAAQKGVTNAQIALAWLLAQKPWIVPIPGTTKLHRLQENLGAAAVELAAGDLAEIESAVSGIEVQGARYPAQLASRVGR, from the coding sequence ATGCAGAAGCGCAGATTGGGAAAGAGCGGTCTTGAAGTTTCAGCCCTTGGATTGGGTTGTATGGGTCTCAGCTACGGCTATGGTCCGGCAACAGAGAAGGAACCGGCCATCAAGCTGATCAGGACCGCATATGAGGGCGGAGTTACTTTCTTCGATACAGCCGAGGCCTATGGCCCGAACCTGAACGAAGAACTCCTGGGCGAGGCGCTTGCTCCTTTCCGGGACAAGGTTGTCATAGCCACGAAGTTCGGTTTTGTTGAGGGCAAGCCGTCCATGGGCATGGATAGCCGCCCTGAGCGCATTCGCGAGGTCACGGACGCTGCACTGAAGCGCCTGCGCACCGACGTGATCGATCTGCTGTATCAGCATCGCGTTGATCCAAATGTTCCTGTCGAAGAAGTCGCCGGCACCGTGAGGGATCTCATCGCGCAAGGCAAAGTGAAGCACTTTGGCATGTCCGAGGCAGGTGCCGAAAGCATTCGTCGTGCCCATGCGGTGCAACCTGTCACAGCCCTGCAAAGCGAATATTCGCTCTGGTGGCGCGAGCCGGAGAAGGAGATACTACCCACGCTCGAAGAACTGGGAATAGGCTTTGTCCCCTTCAGCCCCCTCGGCAAGGGGTTCCTGACCGGAGCCATCAACGCAAACACCACGTTTGATAAAACTGACTTCCGCAACGTAGTGCCGCGTTTCGATGAAGAGAACCGCAAGGCCAACCAGGCGCTCGTAGATGTGCTCAGCAAGATCGCTGCACAAAAAGGCGTAACCAACGCACAGATTGCTCTCGCTTGGCTGCTCGCGCAGAAGCCATGGATCGTACCCATCCCTGGAACTACGAAGCTGCATCGACTGCAGGAGAACCTCGGCGCGGCTGCGGTTGAGTTGGCCGCTGGCGATCTTGCTGAGATTGAAAGTGCAGTTTCCGGCATTGAGGTGCAGGGAGCCCGTTACCCGGCGCAACTCGCGAGTCGTGTAGGCCGCTAG
- a CDS encoding SDR family oxidoreductase, which yields MKQEVVVIIGAGGIGMAIARRQGFGKHILLADFDEKVLASAANELESASYKVTRLKVDVSSRESVRALANAAAALGSVVNVVNTAGVSPNMAPPDRVLSVDLYGSAVVFEEFERVIAPGGAGLIVSSMAGHMSAGLPAEQEHELAFAPADELLSKPFLSSEAVPNSMVAYIVSKRANHLRVQASAISWGKRGARVNSISPGIIATPLAQHELNSPIGDVYRAMIDASPAKRMASPDEVAVAASYLLGPDAGFVTGSDLLIDGGVIAAMLAGLLPNPA from the coding sequence ATGAAGCAGGAAGTAGTCGTAATCATCGGTGCTGGTGGGATTGGAATGGCGATCGCTCGCCGTCAGGGTTTCGGCAAGCACATTCTTCTGGCAGATTTCGATGAAAAGGTGTTGGCATCTGCCGCGAATGAGCTTGAGTCAGCCAGCTACAAAGTGACGAGGCTGAAGGTCGACGTTTCATCGCGCGAATCCGTGCGCGCCCTGGCAAATGCGGCAGCGGCGCTTGGAAGCGTGGTCAACGTCGTCAATACCGCGGGGGTCTCACCCAACATGGCTCCGCCGGATCGTGTGCTCTCCGTTGACTTGTATGGCAGCGCTGTCGTTTTCGAGGAGTTCGAACGCGTAATCGCTCCAGGAGGCGCCGGGCTGATCGTGTCCAGCATGGCGGGGCATATGTCGGCGGGTCTTCCAGCTGAGCAGGAGCATGAATTGGCGTTCGCGCCTGCAGATGAGCTCTTGTCAAAACCGTTCTTGAGTTCGGAGGCGGTGCCGAATTCCATGGTGGCGTATATTGTCTCGAAGCGCGCAAATCATCTGCGTGTTCAGGCCTCTGCAATCAGCTGGGGAAAACGCGGCGCACGTGTGAACTCCATCAGTCCGGGTATCATCGCCACGCCTCTCGCACAGCACGAGCTGAACTCGCCGATTGGAGACGTCTACCGCGCGATGATTGACGCTTCGCCAGCCAAGCGGATGGCGTCGCCGGACGAGGTTGCTGTGGCCGCCTCGTACCTCCTTGGACCCGATGCGGGCTTCGTAACGGGCAGTGATCTTCTGATCGACGGCGGTGTAATTGCAGCGATGCTCGCCGGGCTACTGCCGAATCCCGCATAA
- a CDS encoding AraC family transcriptional regulator, giving the protein MQIEAANRAGKLHEGNPNHCVDGDHVIALRSELARKIAAHIQAEGDQVTLVPGLVLFRRTALTSCYSATYEPSIIVYGQGQKHVNIGGAMYVCDESTVQLTSIDMPVISQVTKASREKPILALILKLDMPAVREILSQDEFLSADVCAGTRGMAIAKSTPELLGSCIRLLELLDTPRDIPFLAGLMQREIVYRLLRSSLGKHLRAIATLGEQSNRTARAVVWLKENFSKPLRVEDLAAVAKMSVSTFHQHFRTLTQMSPLQYQKRMRLHMARVRMMTEGIDAASAAFEVGYESASQFNREYRRLFGKPPMRDIKARQLVEIEQNRS; this is encoded by the coding sequence ATGCAGATCGAAGCGGCAAACAGAGCAGGAAAGCTCCATGAGGGAAATCCAAACCATTGCGTGGACGGGGACCATGTGATTGCCCTTCGGTCCGAGCTAGCACGCAAAATTGCCGCCCATATCCAAGCGGAAGGTGATCAGGTCACTCTGGTGCCGGGCTTAGTCCTGTTTCGTAGGACCGCCCTGACCAGCTGCTACTCAGCCACTTACGAGCCCTCGATCATCGTCTACGGGCAGGGCCAGAAGCACGTCAATATCGGCGGCGCAATGTATGTGTGTGACGAGTCCACGGTACAGCTCACCTCTATCGATATGCCGGTCATCAGCCAGGTGACGAAGGCGAGCCGTGAGAAGCCCATCCTGGCGCTGATCCTCAAGCTCGATATGCCCGCGGTTCGCGAGATCCTAAGCCAGGATGAATTTCTGTCAGCGGACGTCTGCGCCGGTACCCGCGGCATGGCCATCGCTAAATCAACGCCGGAGTTGCTCGGCTCTTGTATACGCCTCTTGGAATTGCTTGATACTCCGCGCGACATACCTTTCCTCGCTGGTCTGATGCAACGGGAGATCGTCTATCGCCTCTTGCGATCGTCTCTGGGCAAGCACCTGCGCGCCATCGCCACACTTGGGGAGCAGAGCAATCGCACAGCGAGAGCAGTCGTTTGGCTAAAGGAGAACTTTTCGAAGCCTCTGCGTGTGGAAGACCTCGCCGCCGTGGCCAAGATGAGCGTATCTACTTTTCACCAGCATTTCCGCACCCTGACCCAGATGAGTCCGCTGCAATACCAGAAGCGGATGCGCCTCCATATGGCGCGCGTGCGCATGATGACCGAGGGCATAGACGCAGCTAGCGCCGCCTTCGAAGTCGGCTATGAAAGTGCCAGCCAGTTCAACCGCGAGTACCGCAGACTCTTCGGCAAGCCGCCCATGCGAGACATCAAAGCGCGCCAACTGGTTGAAATCGAACAAAACAGAAGTTAG
- a CDS encoding winged helix-turn-helix domain-containing protein, producing MPTSPDTRVPDTHQDVWKFADCEFDDVRYELRVCGRPVEMERKPLDLLRYLLSRSGAVVKKEKLLEEVWPGVLVVDASLATAVSKLRKAFGDQEVIQTVPRVGYRIAVPVVRVSRPDATENLVESDAGETANESSLSIETQKDDRPRLGKRLLWGGVAVALVAAFLIGGVISRVRKTATPQPVSLAILPFQNDSGMQSMDYLRSALPDEIAHTLTAARSLALRPLTASAQFSGPTVDFRKVGHVLDVNRVVTGHFRILGDRLHITMEAVDTDADRVVWHDSFEVPSTNLLAMQEQIAAISRGRMARALGVQEFITDAPPKASNEEAYELYLKSVALDWDPNPNKEGIELLRRAVLLDPNYAPAWGLLTLRYYSAARFGGGGPEMLAFSDAAAEKELALNPDSLDPLAEMTIHRTERGDLVKAHQMALELVRRRPDDPNLHHVLSYVLRYGGSLEEAGHECEMVVLLASKVIWGSCSTTFMELGNYKRAMFFLRKDLGSEWSKAHAIEVLLREGRTEEAIRIPAPQIAHWDSYTMLLACARHASESEIKALASKVEVDDDPEVDYFFAGHLAYCGQTKAALRMLKVAIDHNYCSYPAMDTDPFFKDLRANAEFQKLRQAGKACHADFMSDREVSHVAPDQARMKHPSVAPVEQHRTQ from the coding sequence ATGCCGACTTCCCCGGATACTCGCGTACCCGACACGCATCAGGACGTGTGGAAGTTTGCGGACTGTGAGTTCGACGACGTGCGTTACGAACTCCGAGTTTGCGGACGGCCAGTCGAGATGGAGCGGAAACCGCTCGATCTGCTTCGTTACCTGCTGTCGAGGTCGGGCGCGGTGGTCAAAAAAGAAAAACTCCTCGAGGAGGTATGGCCTGGCGTCCTTGTGGTGGACGCATCCCTCGCCACCGCGGTCTCGAAGCTGCGCAAAGCATTTGGCGATCAAGAGGTCATTCAGACCGTACCCCGCGTCGGATATCGCATCGCCGTTCCAGTGGTCAGGGTTTCTCGCCCAGACGCAACTGAGAATCTCGTGGAGTCGGATGCTGGCGAAACCGCCAACGAATCGTCCTTATCTATTGAGACGCAGAAGGACGACCGGCCGCGCCTGGGGAAACGGCTGCTTTGGGGAGGCGTTGCCGTCGCTCTGGTTGCTGCGTTTCTAATCGGCGGGGTGATAAGTCGAGTGCGAAAGACGGCGACCCCGCAGCCAGTCAGCCTTGCGATTCTTCCATTTCAAAACGACTCCGGCATGCAGTCCATGGATTATTTGCGCTCAGCACTTCCCGACGAGATCGCACATACGCTTACCGCGGCACGCTCGCTTGCGCTGCGTCCGCTGACAGCGTCCGCGCAGTTTTCAGGTCCCACGGTTGATTTCCGCAAGGTGGGTCATGTCCTCGACGTCAACCGGGTTGTAACAGGTCACTTTCGCATCTTGGGAGACCGGCTTCATATCACGATGGAAGCTGTGGATACAGATGCTGACCGGGTCGTCTGGCACGACAGCTTCGAAGTTCCTTCCACAAATCTGCTTGCTATGCAGGAGCAGATAGCTGCGATCTCGCGTGGAAGAATGGCCCGTGCGCTGGGCGTGCAGGAATTCATCACAGATGCGCCCCCTAAGGCGAGCAATGAAGAGGCGTACGAACTCTACCTGAAGAGCGTCGCTCTGGACTGGGATCCCAATCCGAACAAGGAGGGTATCGAACTTCTGCGCCGTGCGGTATTGCTGGATCCAAATTATGCGCCGGCTTGGGGATTGCTCACACTTCGCTATTACAGCGCTGCGCGCTTTGGGGGCGGAGGGCCGGAGATGTTGGCCTTTTCAGATGCGGCCGCAGAGAAGGAACTCGCGCTAAATCCCGACTCCCTCGACCCATTAGCTGAGATGACGATCCATCGTACCGAGCGCGGTGACCTGGTCAAGGCGCACCAGATGGCTCTCGAACTTGTACGGCGAAGACCGGACGATCCCAATCTCCATCACGTTCTGAGCTATGTGCTTCGCTATGGGGGCTCTTTGGAAGAGGCAGGACACGAATGCGAAATGGTCGTTTTGCTTGCTTCGAAGGTGATATGGGGTTCCTGCTCCACCACCTTCATGGAATTGGGCAACTACAAGCGAGCGATGTTTTTTCTCCGCAAAGACCTGGGCTCGGAATGGTCAAAGGCGCACGCTATTGAAGTGCTGCTGCGGGAAGGTAGAACAGAGGAAGCGATCCGCATTCCCGCACCCCAGATCGCGCACTGGGACAGCTACACGATGCTGCTCGCCTGTGCTCGTCACGCGTCGGAATCGGAGATAAAGGCCTTGGCTTCCAAAGTCGAAGTTGATGACGATCCAGAGGTGGACTACTTCTTTGCCGGTCACCTTGCTTACTGTGGCCAAACCAAAGCTGCCCTGCGAATGCTGAAAGTCGCCATCGATCACAACTACTGCTCGTATCCCGCGATGGATACAGATCCATTCTTCAAGGACTTGAGAGCAAACGCAGAATTCCAGAAACTGCGGCAGGCCGGTAAAGCTTGTCATGCCGACTTCATGAGTGATCGCGAAGTCAGCCACGTTGCACCGGATCAAGCTCGAATGAAGCATCCGTCGGTTGCCCCGGTTGAACAACACCGAACGCAATAG
- a CDS encoding PadR family transcriptional regulator, whose protein sequence is MPPKHGDLVQGTLEMLVLKTLALQPMHGFGISVRIDQMSNGIFHVIPGSLFPALNRLEREGRIKGEWRSTENNRRGRYYTLTDLGRKALKEEIRAWERQVEAVARILEA, encoded by the coding sequence ATGCCGCCCAAGCACGGTGATCTGGTTCAGGGCACGCTCGAGATGCTGGTGCTCAAAACACTCGCGTTGCAGCCAATGCATGGATTCGGAATCTCCGTGCGCATTGACCAGATGAGTAACGGAATCTTTCACGTAATTCCCGGTTCGCTCTTTCCTGCTTTGAACCGGTTGGAACGGGAAGGACGGATCAAGGGCGAGTGGCGATCAACAGAGAACAACCGGCGCGGACGTTACTACACGCTCACTGATCTTGGCCGAAAAGCTCTGAAAGAAGAAATCCGCGCATGGGAACGTCAGGTAGAAGCGGTTGCCCGGATACTCGAGGCTTGA